A section of the Phacochoerus africanus isolate WHEZ1 chromosome 4, ROS_Pafr_v1, whole genome shotgun sequence genome encodes:
- the LOC125124485 gene encoding olfactory receptor 4B1-like — protein sequence MATTNNVTELIITGLFEDPEVQRVCFAVFLPVYLATVVGNGLIVLTVKVSQSLHSPMYFFLSYLSLVEISYSSTVAPKFIADLLSKVKTISLEGCVAQIFFFHFFGVAETFLLTVMAYDRYVAICKPLYYTVIMSQAVCHRLVAGSWLGGFFHSMVQIIVTLQLPFCGPNVIDHYFCDLHPLFKLACTDTSVEGLIVLANSGLLSIFSFLILVSSYIVILVNLRNHSAEGRRKALSTCASHITVVVLFFGPAIFLYMRPPSTFTEDKLVAVFYTMVTPMLNPIIYTLRNAEVKIAMKRLWGEKVNSGVEQ from the coding sequence ATGGCAACTACAAATAATGTGACTGAGTTGATTATCACTGGTCTTTTTGAGGATCCAGAGGTGCAGAGGGTGTGCTTTGCAGTGTTTCTTCCTGTGTACCTGGCCACAGTGGTGGGCAATGGCCTCATTGTTCTGACGGTCAAAGTCAGTCAGAGTCTGCAttcccccatgtacttcttcctgagTTACCTGTCCCTGGTAGAGATCAGCTACTCCTCTACTGTTGCCCCCAAGTTCATCGCAGACTTGCTTTCCAAGGTTAAAACCATCTCCCTGGAGGGCTGTGTGGCTCAGATAttcttctttcacttctttggcGTTGCTGAGACTTTCCTGCTCACAGtaatggcctatgaccgctatgtggccatctgcaaaccccttTACTACACAGTCATCATGAGCCAGGCTGTGTGTCACCGTCTGGTGGCTGGTTCCTGGCTGGGGGGCTTTTTTCACTCCATGGTTCAGATTATTGTCACTCTCCAGTTGCCCTTCTGTGGTCCCAATGTGATTGACCACTACTTCTGTGACCTCCACCCCTTATTCAAGCTCGCCTGCACTGACACCTCTGTGGAGGGGCTTATTGTCTTGGCCAACAGTGGATTACTCTCTATCTTCTCCTTCCTCATCTTGGTGTCCTCCTATATCGTCATCCTGGTCAACTTGAGGAACCATTCTGCAGAGGGAAGGCGCAAAGCCCTCTCCACCTGTGCCTCTCACATCACGGTGGTCGTGTTGTTCTTTGGACCTGCCATCTTCCTCTACATGCGGCCCCCTTCCACCTTCACCGAGGACAAACTGGTGGCCGTGTTCTACACGatggtcacccccatgctgaaccccatCATCTACACCCTCAGAAATGCAGAGGTGAAAATTGCCATGAAGAGATTGTGGGGTGAGAAAGTGAACTCAGGGGTGGAACaataa